A region from the uncultured Draconibacterium sp. genome encodes:
- a CDS encoding DUF3244 domain-containing protein, producing MKNLFKICLLLSVIIPLVSHSSNVTLPENDAEKRIELKGYLEGSSTTKSVFQTPVEATISSNSLNVDFLSTLGDINVEVISVSEGLVYTNTVNTQTRQSLSINVSGWDYGMYEIRFTDSNGNYLYGTFEIAL from the coding sequence ATGAAAAATTTATTCAAAATTTGTCTCTTATTATCTGTTATAATTCCACTGGTAAGTCATTCTTCAAATGTAACTCTCCCGGAAAATGATGCTGAAAAAAGAATTGAACTAAAAGGTTATTTGGAAGGTAGCTCAACTACAAAATCCGTTTTTCAAACACCTGTTGAAGCAACAATTAGTTCAAACAGTTTAAATGTTGATTTTTTATCGACACTTGGGGATATTAATGTTGAAGTTATTTCTGTATCAGAAGGTTTAGTTTATACAAACACTGTAAATACGCAAACACGACAGAGCCTGTCAATTAATGTTTCCGGTTGGGATTATGGTATGTACGAAATCCGTTTTACAGACTCCAACGGGAATTATTTGTACGGTACTTTTGAAATAGCTTTGTAG
- a CDS encoding DUF4249 domain-containing protein, which yields MYRKQFILICLLSALVFFISCEKEVLIETGHPEKLCLNCILNPDSLVTASLTLSRDVENSSNFNTVDNATLELYTDNGFHDTLVSLGSGRYQLNHQPLEGVSYNMVVNHNGRNKIRATTTVPGRASVSWITDTTHISSPASGSRVFVRVDMSVHDNPNETNYYWMKSIETNAVFIDDFNRDIDTESKYGYVYYSYIRFSDIGYNGQDMDLTFERRSGIKWYLWSCDTHYDQYLKSTYKARLNAEKDLPFREPVQIYSNIENGYGIFGAVAATQIKF from the coding sequence ATGTACAGAAAACAATTTATCTTAATATGCCTTCTTTCCGCGTTGGTATTTTTTATTTCCTGTGAAAAAGAAGTTCTCATCGAAACAGGTCACCCAGAAAAACTGTGTTTAAACTGTATTCTAAATCCAGACTCACTGGTTACAGCAAGCCTTACATTGTCTAGGGATGTCGAAAACAGTAGCAACTTCAATACTGTTGATAATGCAACCCTGGAACTTTATACTGATAACGGATTTCACGACACTCTAGTTTCATTGGGTAGCGGCAGGTATCAGTTAAACCACCAACCCCTTGAAGGGGTAAGTTACAATATGGTTGTTAATCATAATGGGCGCAATAAAATCCGTGCAACTACCACTGTTCCCGGTCGTGCTTCCGTTAGTTGGATAACCGATACTACACATATTTCTTCACCAGCTTCCGGGAGTAGAGTTTTCGTCCGAGTTGATATGTCGGTACACGACAACCCCAACGAAACAAATTACTACTGGATGAAAAGCATTGAAACCAATGCCGTTTTTATCGACGACTTTAACCGGGATATTGATACTGAATCCAAGTACGGGTATGTTTATTACTCTTATATTCGTTTTTCCGATATAGGTTATAACGGACAAGATATGGATTTAACATTCGAAAGAAGGTCAGGAATAAAATGGTATCTGTGGTCGTGCGACACACACTATGACCAATATTTAAAATCAACATACAAAGCCCGGCTTAATGCCGAAAAAGACCTCCCGTTTCGCGAACCGGTTCAGATTTACAGCAACATTGAAAATGGCTATGGAATTTTCGGAGCGGTTGCCGCAACACAAATAAAGTTTTAA
- a CDS encoding TonB-dependent receptor: MQKFIFSILILFPFVVVAQERFTISGYIEDNMSGERLIGANVLVGKARGVASNQYGFYSLTLPAGNYSLSCRYIGYKPAIKDINLSSDTVINISLSLGLELNEVQVTASKPGGNNAVSSLSHFTPGMETINRMPAILGEQDLLKSIQFLPGIKGGAENTTGYSVRGGSADQNLILLDGVPVYNVNHLFGFLSVFNSDAIKNVSLYKGGIPARYGGRLSSVLDINMKEGNMQQQHGVLSISPISARITYESPIAQDKAAYIVSYRRTMLDVPMVLYQKLIGLENTAGFKFYDLNAKANWLINPRNRIYLSVYSGRDKQFSKDNQDGINNKYYYKWGNLTSVLRWNNQLSQKLFFNTSVYYSQYDLTNLIESESEERYAKYNANSSLNDLSLTTDVDWFLSTTYTLRFGGKATLMHFAPNIVQTIDDEYETNRNQEDKNTAKNLEFYGENELTINKIKANIGLRAVLYDTGKKNYMSVEPRLAFKYNADNGFSGNVAFTKMSQFIHLLSNSSLGLPTDLWVGSTDEVAPQKSWQFSAGIEKRFIDYSFGVEAYYKEMKDVIRFEEGAVFLSSQNKNWIESINIGQGKAYGAEFMVKKEKGLLTGMLSYTLAWSERQFDEVNEGAWFPYKYDRRHDISLVGEYQFFKSDWQEKTFSFGFTLQSGNNLSIPDVEYQGLPMPGMEDYLGGVPEWSTTRQTYDNPNNFRMPLFHHLDIGYNTKRLISNGKTHTWTFSIYNVYNRMNPYYFYKDTHGKVKQVSIFPIVPSVGYKFTF, from the coding sequence ATGCAAAAATTTATCTTTTCTATTTTGATTTTGTTCCCTTTTGTTGTAGTAGCGCAGGAGAGATTTACGATTAGCGGCTATATCGAAGATAATATGTCAGGAGAGCGTTTAATCGGTGCAAATGTGTTGGTAGGTAAAGCTCGTGGTGTTGCATCAAACCAATACGGGTTCTACAGTTTAACGCTACCTGCAGGAAACTATAGTTTATCATGCCGGTATATTGGCTATAAACCTGCTATTAAGGATATTAATTTATCCTCAGATACAGTAATTAACATTAGTTTATCGCTTGGACTGGAACTGAACGAGGTGCAGGTTACAGCCAGCAAACCCGGTGGGAACAATGCAGTTTCGTCCTTAAGTCATTTCACCCCCGGTATGGAAACAATAAACAGGATGCCGGCAATACTTGGCGAACAAGATTTATTAAAATCCATTCAGTTTTTACCGGGAATTAAAGGAGGTGCCGAAAATACAACCGGTTATAGCGTCCGGGGAGGGAGTGCTGATCAAAACCTAATTCTTTTAGATGGAGTGCCTGTTTATAATGTAAATCATCTATTTGGTTTTTTATCTGTATTTAACAGTGATGCCATAAAGAATGTGTCCTTATACAAAGGAGGAATCCCAGCCCGGTACGGTGGTAGACTTTCATCAGTTTTGGATATTAATATGAAAGAAGGGAACATGCAACAGCAACACGGCGTGTTGTCAATCAGCCCCATTTCTGCACGCATCACCTATGAATCTCCTATCGCACAAGACAAAGCCGCTTATATAGTTTCATACAGAAGAACAATGCTCGACGTGCCTATGGTGTTGTATCAAAAGTTAATTGGTCTTGAAAATACTGCCGGATTCAAATTTTATGATCTCAATGCAAAAGCCAATTGGCTTATTAATCCCCGGAACAGGATCTATTTAAGCGTATATTCAGGCCGTGATAAGCAATTTAGCAAAGACAATCAGGATGGTATAAACAATAAATATTACTATAAATGGGGTAACCTGACCTCAGTGCTTCGGTGGAACAATCAACTCTCTCAAAAACTTTTCTTTAATACTTCTGTCTATTATAGTCAATACGATTTAACAAATTTGATTGAATCAGAATCAGAAGAACGCTATGCCAAATACAATGCAAATTCGTCATTGAACGATTTAAGCTTAACAACAGATGTCGATTGGTTTCTCTCGACAACATACACACTGAGATTCGGAGGTAAGGCAACTCTAATGCATTTTGCCCCAAATATTGTTCAAACTATCGACGATGAATATGAAACCAATCGGAACCAGGAAGATAAAAATACAGCCAAAAACCTGGAATTTTATGGTGAAAACGAATTAACTATCAATAAGATTAAAGCTAATATTGGATTAAGAGCTGTACTTTATGATACAGGAAAAAAGAACTATATGTCTGTTGAACCAAGGCTCGCATTTAAATATAATGCGGATAACGGTTTTTCCGGAAACGTTGCTTTTACTAAAATGTCACAGTTTATTCATCTGTTGTCTAATTCTTCTCTCGGTCTGCCCACCGATTTATGGGTTGGCTCAACCGATGAGGTTGCCCCTCAAAAAAGCTGGCAATTCTCGGCAGGTATCGAGAAACGCTTCATAGATTATTCATTTGGAGTAGAAGCCTACTACAAAGAAATGAAAGATGTAATCCGATTCGAAGAAGGAGCCGTATTTTTAAGTTCGCAGAATAAAAACTGGATTGAAAGCATCAATATTGGACAAGGTAAAGCCTACGGTGCCGAGTTTATGGTGAAAAAAGAGAAGGGGCTATTAACCGGAATGCTTTCATATACTCTGGCCTGGTCTGAACGACAATTTGATGAAGTAAACGAAGGAGCCTGGTTCCCCTATAAATACGACAGAAGACACGATATATCTCTGGTTGGAGAATATCAGTTCTTTAAATCGGACTGGCAAGAAAAAACATTCTCCTTTGGATTTACTCTCCAGTCAGGAAATAATTTAAGCATCCCTGATGTAGAGTATCAGGGCTTGCCCATGCCGGGTATGGAAGACTATTTGGGAGGAGTACCAGAGTGGTCCACAACAAGACAAACATATGATAATCCTAATAACTTTAGGATGCCATTATTTCATCATCTCGATATAGGTTATAATACCAAAAGATTAATAAGCAATGGCAAGACTCACACCTGGACATTTTCTATTTATAATGTTTATAACCGGATGAATCCCTATTACTTTTATAAAGATACCCATGGAAAAGTAAAGCAGGTGTCCATATTTCCAATAGTACCATCAGTTGGCTATAAATTCACATTCTGA
- a CDS encoding TonB-dependent receptor yields MTKQKLAFLLLFLITLVQVSAQNNITISGFIRDSVSVENLYHATIYETSNKRGTISNAYGFYSLSIPAGQVQLRVSFVGYEEQRLSFYAQTDTTINFQLTTKNDLQEVVVKAQSLKQKPTFSGHEQINMQTVKALPAFAGEQDVLKSLTVLPGVQQGYEGSAGVFVRGGSPDQNLILLDGVPVYNATHLFGFVSVFTPEALQSVDFYKGGFPARYGGRLSSVIDVRMKEGNKNHPETDLTIGPITSKFTHQGPIKQGKSSYLISARRTLLDLFVTGIAKISQASNNEVVVPGLNLYDLNAKFNFELNPKNRLYVSFYGGGDRLSSNFKDNYSFDESETKQSTKVKLKWGNQIGALRWTSQLGNRLYLNTSLSSGSFRYNIHNKYTQSVKNQDGEEEIWSDIEYKTRVNNNKLQFLFDWYLPKNKIQFGTSAELNSYLPGEQEIERHDGQNTQRGNGEVNNKALAFFMDDQLNIGDIFTLQGGLRLDLYDLGGKRRSYITPRANAKWAVNNNLSLFFSYDQMVQPLHLLTNSSVGLPSDIWVPATENVKPETSQQITFGSYLKFNDKFSYKFDSYYKTMNGVINYKAGNSFMDIYDNWEDLVETGSGEAWGFENSWNYKTSRLNAWVNYTLSWNERKFESINEGKAFPFKFDRRHDINLGFVYNLTDNIECSAVWTYQTGMAATIPVQDFQAAGPIDYTITDFITNIDIEDTHRIQYFDEYNSYRLPAFHHLDLSVTFKKQMGSLYREWKLGVYNAYTRQNAYMYYPQTSPTGETKYKQVCIFPIIPSISYHIKF; encoded by the coding sequence ATGACCAAACAAAAATTAGCCTTTTTACTATTGTTTTTAATTACCCTTGTTCAGGTTTCAGCGCAAAACAATATAACTATTTCTGGTTTTATCCGCGACTCTGTTTCAGTTGAAAACCTATATCATGCCACCATTTACGAAACCAGCAATAAACGAGGAACCATAAGTAATGCCTACGGTTTTTATTCTTTAAGTATCCCCGCTGGCCAGGTGCAGTTGCGTGTTTCGTTTGTTGGTTATGAGGAACAAAGACTTTCCTTTTATGCACAAACAGACACTACAATCAACTTTCAGTTAACTACAAAGAATGATTTACAAGAAGTAGTTGTAAAAGCGCAATCGTTAAAACAAAAACCAACTTTTTCCGGGCACGAACAAATCAATATGCAAACGGTTAAGGCGCTGCCTGCCTTTGCCGGAGAACAAGACGTGCTTAAAAGTCTGACTGTTTTACCGGGAGTTCAACAGGGCTATGAAGGAAGTGCCGGGGTATTTGTGCGCGGCGGCAGTCCCGATCAAAACCTGATTCTGCTTGATGGAGTGCCCGTTTATAATGCTACCCATTTATTTGGTTTTGTTTCGGTATTTACGCCCGAAGCACTGCAAAGTGTAGATTTTTACAAAGGTGGATTTCCCGCTCGTTACGGCGGCCGTTTGTCGTCGGTTATTGATGTGCGTATGAAAGAAGGAAATAAAAACCATCCTGAAACCGATCTCACTATTGGTCCGATAACTTCAAAATTTACGCATCAGGGCCCTATAAAACAAGGTAAATCGTCGTATTTAATTTCGGCCCGCCGAACACTGCTCGATTTGTTTGTTACCGGTATTGCTAAAATAAGTCAGGCTTCAAACAACGAGGTTGTTGTGCCCGGATTAAACCTTTACGATCTGAATGCAAAATTTAATTTCGAACTCAACCCTAAAAACCGTTTATATGTAAGCTTTTATGGAGGCGGTGACCGTTTGTCATCTAATTTTAAAGACAATTATTCATTCGATGAGAGCGAAACCAAACAAAGCACCAAAGTAAAACTGAAATGGGGAAACCAAATTGGCGCGCTACGATGGACGAGCCAGTTGGGCAACCGACTCTATTTGAATACAAGCCTTTCCAGCGGTTCATTCCGCTATAACATTCACAATAAGTACACTCAATCCGTTAAAAATCAGGACGGGGAAGAAGAGATTTGGTCGGATATTGAGTACAAAACCCGGGTAAACAATAACAAACTACAATTTCTATTCGATTGGTATTTGCCTAAAAATAAAATTCAGTTTGGTACAAGCGCAGAGTTAAATAGCTATCTGCCCGGCGAACAGGAAATTGAGCGTCACGACGGGCAAAATACCCAAAGAGGCAACGGTGAGGTCAACAATAAAGCACTGGCATTTTTTATGGATGATCAGCTTAATATCGGCGATATATTTACTTTGCAGGGCGGACTTAGGCTCGACTTGTATGATTTGGGAGGGAAACGGCGCAGTTATATAACGCCAAGAGCAAATGCAAAATGGGCAGTAAACAATAATCTAAGCCTCTTTTTCTCGTACGATCAGATGGTTCAACCGCTGCATTTATTAACCAATAGCAGTGTGGGCTTACCGTCGGATATTTGGGTGCCAGCCACCGAAAATGTAAAGCCCGAAACATCGCAACAAATCACCTTTGGAAGCTATTTAAAATTTAACGACAAGTTTTCTTATAAGTTCGACTCGTACTACAAAACCATGAATGGCGTAATAAATTACAAAGCTGGAAACAGCTTTATGGATATTTACGACAATTGGGAAGACCTGGTTGAAACCGGCAGCGGCGAAGCCTGGGGTTTCGAAAACTCATGGAATTACAAAACGTCGCGATTAAATGCGTGGGTAAATTATACTCTTTCGTGGAACGAGCGCAAATTTGAAAGCATCAATGAAGGAAAAGCCTTCCCGTTTAAATTCGACCGTCGTCACGACATTAATTTAGGCTTTGTGTATAATTTAACCGATAATATTGAGTGTTCCGCAGTGTGGACTTATCAAACGGGTATGGCAGCTACTATTCCGGTGCAGGATTTTCAGGCAGCAGGACCGATCGACTATACGATTACCGATTTTATTACCAATATTGATATTGAAGACACCCACCGTATTCAATACTTCGATGAATACAACAGCTATCGGCTACCTGCATTTCATCATTTAGACCTTAGTGTTACGTTTAAGAAACAAATGGGAAGTCTTTACCGCGAATGGAAACTGGGAGTTTATAACGCATACACCCGCCAAAATGCATATATGTACTATCCACAAACATCTCCCACCGGCGAAACGAAGTATAAACAAGTATGTATTTTCCCAATAATTCCTTCAATCAGTTACCATATAAAATTTTAA
- a CDS encoding DUF4249 family protein yields MKRFILKYLLVSFSVYLILPACVKDMEIDVPETSREVVVTCLFNPQDKWELTLSETKNIQENEDIYIEDANVEIIAETGEIIALDYTGEYGVYKSGSYPEMGKSYTLNVNIPGYNEITAKSMVPDFVEVTVPDFEIKWVKYLYPNNLMDYDVFPLQVNFGETVQDARFLFRSYYFDPNEGYKRFMLTMESLEKLKKAGLPEEAYREIAKLVDQWLVNQWTFDHILYDFVEDFDLKNRLSHLLSQELEQKTVSTREYEAFGKSVCFGNDYWLNNVSYDVMTTMGEAENVTHAKLLYANANLKYSMEHNYSLDEEFWLEAIQASKDYIDYYRTYILQVSQRINPYSEPVMVHSNIKNATGIFAGYNRQMIYLFTY; encoded by the coding sequence ATGAAGAGGTTTATTTTGAAATATTTACTCGTGTCATTTTCGGTGTATTTGATATTACCGGCTTGTGTTAAAGACATGGAAATTGATGTGCCAGAAACCAGCAGAGAAGTTGTCGTTACCTGTTTGTTTAATCCTCAGGACAAATGGGAACTTACACTTTCGGAAACCAAAAATATACAGGAAAACGAGGACATTTATATTGAAGATGCAAACGTGGAAATTATCGCAGAAACCGGAGAAATTATTGCACTTGATTATACAGGTGAATATGGGGTATATAAAAGTGGTAGCTACCCAGAGATGGGAAAAAGTTATACCCTAAACGTCAATATCCCGGGATATAACGAAATAACTGCAAAGAGTATGGTTCCCGATTTTGTTGAAGTCACTGTTCCTGATTTTGAAATAAAATGGGTAAAATACCTCTACCCCAATAATCTTATGGATTATGATGTTTTCCCGTTGCAGGTAAACTTTGGAGAAACAGTACAAGATGCACGGTTTCTGTTCCGGTCCTACTATTTTGATCCGAACGAAGGATATAAAAGATTCATGCTTACTATGGAGTCTTTGGAAAAACTAAAAAAGGCAGGTTTACCGGAAGAAGCATACAGAGAAATAGCCAAGCTGGTAGATCAATGGCTTGTAAATCAGTGGACTTTTGATCATATCCTTTATGATTTTGTTGAGGATTTTGATTTAAAAAATAGGTTATCTCATCTACTTTCTCAAGAATTAGAACAGAAGACGGTCTCAACACGTGAATACGAAGCTTTTGGGAAATCAGTATGTTTTGGAAATGACTATTGGTTGAATAATGTTTCATACGATGTGATGACTACAATGGGAGAGGCAGAAAATGTTACCCATGCAAAATTACTATACGCTAATGCCAATCTTAAATATTCTATGGAGCATAACTATAGCCTCGATGAAGAATTTTGGTTAGAGGCCATACAAGCAAGTAAAGATTATATTGACTATTACCGTACCTATATTTTGCAGGTAAGCCAGCGCATAAATCCGTATTCAGAACCGGTAATGGTACATTCGAACATTAAAAACGCAACAGGGATTTTTGCGGGGTATAACCGCCAGATGATATATTTATTTACCTATTAA